From one Tetragenococcus osmophilus genomic stretch:
- a CDS encoding IS256 family transposase, with translation MTQLNINIDFEELTEAIMQSDMNMMMKSLAVTVLNAYMEVERDEFIQAQHYERNGQRLDYRNGYYERSFTLAVGKLRLKIPRTRSGEFSTHVFEQYQRKDQAFVLSLMEAVIQGVSTKKVTHIVEELCGESVSKSFVSNTMKRLDPEIEAFKSRSLTHSSFRYVYVDAMYIKVRENHHVVSKGVYIAQGVNQKNRREILGFKVSEEESYASWKQFFQELRERGLTQPRLIISDAHSGLKKAIQEIFTGAAWQRCTVHFLRNMIDQMPKKNNSEARKHLKKIFRSNTLQGAKEARQKFEACVQGDSRYEAVLALLDQGFHDGLQYLSEPEDYHFSLRTTNSLERLNREIRRREKVVSIFPNVVSAERLIGAVLMDIQEEWQQMPKPFLQGPVLEEEFPFSTD, from the coding sequence ATGACCCAACTTAATATTAATATAGATTTTGAAGAATTAACAGAGGCAATTATGCAAAGTGATATGAATATGATGATGAAATCGTTAGCTGTCACTGTACTCAACGCTTATATGGAAGTGGAAAGGGACGAATTTATTCAAGCTCAACACTATGAACGCAATGGTCAGCGCTTAGACTATCGTAACGGCTACTATGAACGAAGTTTTACCTTAGCAGTAGGAAAACTTCGTTTGAAAATCCCACGTACACGATCAGGGGAGTTTTCCACGCACGTTTTTGAACAATATCAGCGCAAAGATCAAGCCTTTGTCTTAAGTTTAATGGAAGCAGTCATTCAAGGTGTTTCCACAAAGAAAGTCACACACATTGTCGAAGAATTGTGTGGCGAGTCGGTGTCTAAATCATTTGTTTCGAATACGATGAAACGATTAGATCCGGAAATCGAAGCTTTTAAGTCTCGTTCATTAACCCACAGTTCCTTTCGTTATGTTTATGTCGATGCCATGTATATTAAAGTTCGAGAAAACCATCACGTGGTGAGTAAAGGCGTATATATTGCGCAAGGGGTCAACCAGAAAAACCGCCGGGAAATCTTAGGCTTTAAGGTGAGTGAAGAAGAATCGTACGCTAGCTGGAAACAATTTTTTCAAGAGTTGCGAGAACGAGGCTTAACGCAACCACGTCTCATTATCTCCGATGCTCATTCTGGGCTAAAAAAAGCGATTCAAGAAATCTTTACAGGGGCTGCTTGGCAACGTTGCACGGTCCATTTCTTACGAAATATGATCGACCAAATGCCCAAGAAAAATAACTCAGAAGCCCGCAAGCATTTGAAAAAAATCTTCCGTTCGAATACCCTACAAGGAGCCAAAGAAGCTCGTCAGAAATTTGAAGCATGCGTGCAAGGAGATTCTCGTTACGAAGCAGTATTGGCGCTACTCGATCAAGGCTTCCATGATGGCTTACAATACTTAAGCGAGCCGGAAGACTATCATTTTTCGTTACGTACAACAAATTCTTTAGAACGCTTAAACCGGGAAATTCGACGTCGGGAAAAAGTGGTTTCGATCTTTCCCAATGTCGTTTCCGCTGAACGTTTGATTGGCGCCGTTTTAATGGATATACAAGAAGAATGGCAACAAATGCCCAAACCCTTTTTACAAGGCCCTGTCTTAGAAGAAGAGTTCCCATTCTCTACGGATTGA
- a CDS encoding heavy metal translocating P-type ATPase: protein MQQYILSKKNVITVISGLLIALGFFSHFVLENVGLSEWSLIIASVFGITPIAIQAFQAMKVKVISIDVLVSIAAIGALFIQNYEESAIVTFLFLFGHYLEQRTLNQTRSAIKGLTEMAPESALKQMDNGEFEEVDVDDIDEGDILLVKTGAKVPVDGIVLTGEGHINEASITGEAVPVNKQADAEVFAGTILENGTIQIRADRVGEDTTFGKIIELVEEAQDSKSEAERFIDRFSKYYTPAVLVLAIVVWVFSQNIELAITILVLGCPGALVIGVPVSNVAGIGNGARNGVLLKGSEVIQDFSNVDTIVFDKTGTLTVGNPTVAATELYEKDSAETLGYLASVERESDHPLAKAVLNQIGETDFYPVEGTEAVKGGGIVSSVAGHRVAVGNVALMEKENVTLSKKVQKDVKRFEQQGNSLVLTAVDGELKVLMGIRDQVRPGVKANLQELKDLGVKNLVVLSGDNQVTVDVVAGELGLTEAHGHMLPEDKSAYIGKLQQRGQIVAFVGDGVNDSPSLALADIGIAMGSGTDVAIETSDVVLMNSNFSNLPHALGLVKATANNMKQNIVISIGVVLVLLTSVFFSEWMNMSIGMLVHEGSILAVIFNGMRLMKYKLKGRKE from the coding sequence ATGCAACAATATATATTAAGCAAGAAAAATGTTATCACCGTCATCAGTGGATTGTTAATCGCACTCGGTTTCTTCAGTCACTTTGTTTTAGAAAACGTAGGACTTTCAGAGTGGTCTTTGATCATCGCCTCTGTCTTTGGGATTACGCCAATTGCCATTCAAGCGTTTCAAGCAATGAAAGTCAAAGTCATCAGTATTGATGTCTTAGTCAGTATTGCAGCGATTGGTGCGCTTTTTATTCAAAATTATGAAGAATCGGCTATTGTCACGTTCTTATTCTTATTCGGACACTACTTGGAACAACGAACATTGAACCAAACGCGATCTGCTATCAAAGGATTGACTGAAATGGCACCCGAAAGCGCCTTGAAACAAATGGATAATGGCGAATTTGAAGAAGTAGACGTGGATGATATAGATGAAGGGGATATCTTGCTCGTTAAAACGGGTGCGAAAGTTCCAGTAGATGGCATAGTCCTTACGGGTGAAGGGCATATCAATGAAGCTAGCATTACAGGTGAAGCTGTTCCGGTCAACAAGCAAGCTGATGCAGAAGTTTTTGCAGGAACCATTTTAGAAAACGGAACGATTCAAATCAGAGCTGACCGAGTTGGTGAGGACACCACATTTGGAAAAATTATTGAACTTGTGGAAGAAGCACAAGATTCTAAATCCGAAGCGGAACGGTTCATTGATCGCTTTTCTAAATACTACACACCAGCTGTCTTGGTTCTGGCAATTGTTGTATGGGTGTTCAGTCAAAATATTGAGTTAGCAATCACCATCTTGGTTCTAGGTTGCCCAGGCGCATTAGTTATCGGAGTGCCTGTCTCAAACGTTGCCGGTATTGGGAATGGTGCTCGTAACGGCGTTCTTTTAAAAGGGAGTGAAGTCATTCAAGACTTCAGCAATGTGGATACAATTGTATTTGATAAGACAGGTACTTTAACTGTCGGAAACCCAACCGTTGCAGCGACTGAACTATATGAAAAAGATTCTGCTGAAACGCTTGGCTATCTGGCCAGTGTGGAACGGGAATCAGATCATCCATTAGCAAAAGCGGTCTTAAATCAAATTGGAGAAACAGACTTTTATCCTGTTGAAGGAACTGAAGCGGTGAAAGGCGGCGGAATCGTTTCAAGTGTAGCTGGACATAGAGTGGCTGTTGGGAATGTGGCCTTGATGGAAAAAGAAAATGTCACTCTCAGCAAAAAAGTGCAAAAAGATGTCAAACGGTTTGAACAACAAGGGAACTCTCTCGTTTTGACAGCGGTCGACGGTGAATTAAAAGTACTGATGGGCATTCGCGATCAAGTCCGTCCGGGTGTGAAAGCTAATTTGCAGGAATTAAAAGACTTGGGCGTGAAAAATCTAGTTGTTCTTTCAGGAGATAACCAAGTAACCGTTGATGTGGTCGCCGGCGAACTTGGTTTGACCGAAGCTCACGGCCACATGTTGCCGGAAGACAAATCGGCTTATATCGGAAAACTTCAACAACGTGGTCAAATTGTAGCCTTTGTTGGAGATGGCGTTAACGATAGTCCGTCCTTAGCTTTAGCAGACATTGGAATCGCAATGGGAAGCGGAACGGACGTAGCAATTGAAACATCCGATGTCGTTTTAATGAACTCGAACTTCAGCAACTTGCCTCACGCATTAGGATTAGTAAAAGCCACCGCAAATAATATGAAACAAAATATCGTGATTTCAATTGGCGTAGTGTTGGTCTTGTTGACCAGCGTCTTCTTCAGCGAATGGATGAATATGTCTATCGGAATGTTGGTTCATGAAGGTAGTATCTTGGCGGTAATTTTCAATGGCATGAGATTAATGAAGTATAAGTTGAAAGGTCGAAAAGAATAA
- a CDS encoding heavy-metal-associated domain-containing protein: MEKAILQLETLSCPSCMQKIEGAVKSVNGVDKDSIKVLFNSSKVKTNFDSAVTSIEEIQKAIENVGYPVLKAKAKAA; encoded by the coding sequence ATGGAAAAAGCTATATTGCAATTAGAAACGTTGTCTTGTCCAAGTTGTATGCAAAAAATTGAAGGTGCCGTAAAATCAGTTAACGGTGTTGATAAAGACAGCATTAAAGTATTATTCAACTCCAGCAAAGTCAAAACCAATTTTGATTCAGCTGTCACTTCGATTGAAGAGATTCAAAAAGCTATCGAAAACGTAGGCTATCCGGTCCTTAAAGCAAAAGCCAAGGCCGCTTAA
- a CDS encoding Crp/Fnr family transcriptional regulator produces MTQYTQPHAAGDHSACIRLVPIFNHLEESSMDRIAGKAHTKHYQKGEFLFRSQEKDDALYIVNRGKVRIYRLSNSGKEQLVRILNPGDFTGEWTLFNPDAVHEEYAEATRDTSVCMIQQHDVQEFLKEYHAISLKLLGEMSQRLESSGRQTAQVAVESVITRLVLFLAENVEPEMGNSPTITLPMAKKDIASYLGTTPETISRQFGELEDEGLIQQLSGKRIKIQDLDDLLLYSE; encoded by the coding sequence TTGACTCAATACACCCAACCACATGCAGCAGGAGACCACTCAGCTTGTATCCGCTTAGTCCCGATATTCAATCATTTGGAGGAAAGCTCGATGGATCGCATCGCTGGAAAAGCTCACACGAAGCACTATCAAAAAGGGGAGTTTCTGTTTCGCTCGCAAGAAAAAGATGATGCCTTGTATATTGTGAATCGCGGAAAAGTCCGCATCTATCGCTTGTCTAATTCTGGCAAAGAGCAACTAGTGCGTATTTTGAATCCGGGTGACTTTACGGGAGAATGGACGTTGTTCAATCCTGATGCTGTGCACGAGGAATACGCAGAAGCTACTCGAGATACGTCTGTCTGCATGATTCAACAACATGATGTACAAGAGTTTCTAAAAGAGTATCATGCAATTTCGTTAAAGCTGCTAGGAGAAATGTCGCAGCGGTTAGAAAGCTCCGGACGTCAAACTGCACAAGTAGCCGTGGAGAGTGTCATTACCCGTTTAGTTTTGTTTTTGGCAGAAAATGTGGAACCTGAAATGGGCAACTCTCCCACCATCACCCTGCCGATGGCAAAAAAGGACATTGCTTCCTATTTAGGAACGACACCTGAGACCATCAGTCGCCAATTTGGAGAATTGGAGGACGAGGGATTGATTCAACAGCTGTCTGGGAAAAGGATCAAGATTCAGGATTTAGATGATTTATTGCTTTACAGCGAATAA
- a CDS encoding Dps family protein, translating to MTENKASQERTPQERLQEEQEHKEHVHHTKINAAAISDHLLGNMHTLHVKLHQYHWYVNGANFFTLHEKFEELYNQNEEWFDKLAERLIISGHKPASTTAEFEKYSMLSEDAINKYAKAEDMVENIIEDFRSTRELTIRAIRLVQDEGDDALEDTLIAFKNDLDKNIWMLQAFIGKEALEDDDAFDEDED from the coding sequence ATGACTGAAAATAAAGCTTCTCAAGAAAGAACACCCCAAGAAAGATTGCAAGAAGAACAAGAACACAAGGAACATGTCCATCATACAAAAATTAATGCAGCGGCCATTTCGGATCATCTTTTAGGGAACATGCATACTTTACATGTGAAATTGCACCAATATCACTGGTATGTAAATGGCGCTAATTTCTTCACCCTGCATGAAAAATTTGAAGAATTGTATAATCAAAACGAAGAATGGTTCGACAAACTAGCAGAACGCTTGATTATTTCCGGTCATAAACCGGCTTCAACCACCGCTGAATTTGAAAAATATTCCATGCTTTCAGAAGATGCCATCAATAAATACGCTAAAGCAGAAGACATGGTTGAAAATATTATCGAAGATTTCAGAAGTACCCGTGAATTAACGATTCGTGCTATTCGTTTAGTACAAGATGAGGGTGACGATGCTTTAGAAGATACACTGATTGCTTTTAAAAATGACTTAGATAAAAACATTTGGATGCTGCAAGCGTTCATTGGCAAAGAGGCATTGGAAGACGACGATGCGTTTGATGAGGATGAAGATTAG
- a CDS encoding IS3 family transposase (programmed frameshift) — MSKRTRRTFSQEFKQQIVNLYLAGKPRVEIIREYELTASAFDKWVKQSKTSGSFKGKDNLTPEQKELLELRKRNQQLEMENDILKQAALIFGPKRQVIDANKHLYPISAMCRILGLSRQSYYYQSKPKKDESELEEVVAEEFIRSRKAYGSRKIKKALSKRGIQISRRKISRIMKNRGLKSSYTVAYFKVHHSTCNEAKTTNVLNRKFLRDNPLEAIVTDLTYVRVGKKWNYVCFILDLFNREILGYSCGEHKDAVLVKKAFSRIKQPLTEVEIFHTDRGKEFDNQAIDELLTTFDINRSLSHKGCPFDNAVAESTYKSLKVEFVYQYTFETLQQLDLELFDYVNWWNHLRLHGTLGYETPVGYRNQRLAQRILDNELGCANASEAV; from the exons ATGTCTAAGAGAACACGAAGAACTTTTTCACAAGAATTCAAGCAACAAATCGTCAATCTTTACTTAGCTGGAAAGCCACGTGTAGAAATCATTCGAGAATATGAACTAACGGCTTCAGCATTTGACAAATGGGTAAAGCAATCTAAAACGAGTGGTTCATTCAAAGGAAAAGATAATCTTACGCCTGAACAAAAAGAATTGTTAGAACTACGTAAAAGAAACCAGCAATTAGAAATGGAAAATGATATTTTAAAGCAAGCAGCGCTGATATTCGGAC CGAAGAGACAAGTAATCGATGCGAATAAGCATCTTTACCCTATATCAGCGATGTGCAGAATATTAGGTCTATCACGTCAGTCCTATTATTATCAATCAAAACCAAAGAAAGACGAATCAGAACTTGAAGAAGTAGTCGCTGAAGAATTTATCCGCAGCCGAAAGGCCTACGGCTCAAGAAAAATAAAAAAAGCCTTATCAAAACGAGGCATTCAGATCAGCCGACGAAAAATTAGTAGAATCATGAAAAATAGAGGATTAAAATCGAGCTATACTGTTGCTTATTTTAAAGTACATCATTCTACTTGCAATGAAGCCAAAACGACAAACGTATTGAATCGTAAATTCTTAAGAGACAACCCATTAGAAGCGATCGTAACAGACTTGACTTATGTACGAGTCGGGAAAAAATGGAATTATGTCTGTTTCATTTTGGATCTGTTCAATCGAGAAATTCTCGGCTATTCTTGTGGAGAACATAAAGATGCCGTTCTAGTAAAAAAAGCATTTAGCCGTATCAAACAACCTCTAACAGAGGTTGAGATTTTTCATACTGATCGTGGAAAAGAGTTTGATAACCAAGCTATTGATGAATTATTAACAACTTTTGACATCAATCGATCATTGAGTCATAAAGGCTGTCCTTTTGATAATGCCGTAGCTGAATCAACTTATAAGTCGTTGAAAGTAGAATTTGTCTATCAATACACATTTGAAACCTTACAACAATTGGATTTGGAGTTATTTGACTATGTCAATTGGTGGAACCACCTTCGGTTGCACGGTACACTTGGCTACGAGACACCGGTTGGTTACCGTAACCAGAGATTGGCGCAGCGAATCCTTGATAATGAGCTCGGATGTGCTAACGCTAGCGAGGCAGTCTAA
- a CDS encoding ABC transporter permease, protein MTNNLEISNLSLLLSSVLLIVALLIDYKEKLGLGNDIFIAGIRAVVQLFLIGYVLSYVLRVDNNFLTLAMVLFIVFNASYNAHTRSEGINRSFKISTTAIGVGTALSLLILVFSGVIDWTPSQIVPITGMIASNAMTAIGVTYRSLNSKFTDQRQQVLEKLALGANKKQASMSIVRESVKTGMAPSIDRTKTVGLVSLPGMMSGFIFAGIDPVQAIRYQIVVMFMLISVTAISSFIASYMAYREFYNNRSQLII, encoded by the coding sequence ATGACAAACAATTTGGAAATCAGTAATCTTTCTTTGCTTTTATCCTCTGTCCTCTTGATAGTTGCCTTGTTGATTGATTACAAAGAGAAATTGGGATTAGGAAACGACATTTTTATTGCAGGAATTCGCGCTGTCGTTCAATTATTCCTTATTGGATATGTATTGAGCTACGTATTACGAGTGGATAACAACTTTCTCACTTTAGCGATGGTTTTGTTCATTGTGTTCAACGCTTCTTATAACGCCCATACACGCAGTGAGGGGATCAACCGCTCTTTTAAAATTTCAACGACGGCTATTGGAGTAGGAACAGCCTTGTCCTTACTCATTCTTGTTTTTTCAGGAGTCATTGACTGGACCCCTTCCCAAATCGTTCCAATTACAGGCATGATTGCCAGCAACGCCATGACTGCGATTGGAGTGACCTATCGGTCTTTGAATTCAAAATTTACGGACCAACGCCAACAGGTATTGGAAAAATTGGCATTGGGAGCCAATAAAAAACAAGCGTCCATGAGTATTGTAAGAGAAAGCGTCAAAACGGGTATGGCTCCTTCTATTGACCGAACAAAAACGGTTGGACTTGTCAGCCTACCAGGTATGATGTCAGGGTTTATTTTTGCGGGAATTGATCCTGTTCAAGCGATTCGTTACCAAATTGTTGTGATGTTTATGTTGATTTCAGTTACTGCGATTTCTTCGTTTATTGCTAGTTATATGGCTTACCGTGAGTTTTATAACAATCGCAGTCAATTAATTATATGA
- a CDS encoding ABC transporter ATP-binding protein has protein sequence MSDSLFQLEKVGFQANGNQILQDISFTVNKREVIVFSGPSGSGKSTLLKLIGTLLSPTSGKIYYRGTDLQKIDPVEYRKEVSYFFQNASLFDETVQENLSFPARIREEGFDRERAKKLLERVQIPETYLSKEVKELSGGEKQRVALVRNLMYQPKVLLLDEVTSSLDQENRAIVLDLVRDMMKDQQTTVLAVTHNQEEIDQASRLITIKGGKMEESK, from the coding sequence ATGAGTGATTCATTGTTTCAATTAGAGAAGGTTGGTTTTCAGGCAAACGGAAACCAAATCCTTCAAGATATCTCTTTTACAGTAAACAAAAGGGAAGTGATTGTTTTTTCTGGTCCTTCTGGAAGTGGAAAAAGTACCCTTTTGAAATTAATTGGTACGCTGCTTTCCCCAACTTCCGGAAAAATTTATTATCGAGGTACGGATCTGCAAAAAATCGATCCTGTGGAGTATAGAAAAGAAGTCTCTTATTTCTTTCAAAACGCTTCTCTATTCGATGAGACAGTTCAAGAGAACTTGTCTTTTCCTGCCCGCATAAGAGAAGAAGGATTTGATCGGGAACGTGCAAAAAAATTGTTAGAACGAGTTCAAATACCTGAAACTTACTTATCGAAAGAGGTCAAGGAACTATCAGGAGGGGAAAAACAACGGGTTGCATTAGTCCGAAATTTGATGTATCAACCGAAAGTGTTGCTCCTGGATGAAGTTACCAGTTCATTGGACCAAGAAAACAGAGCGATTGTCCTTGATTTAGTCCGAGACATGATGAAAGACCAACAAACTACGGTGTTGGCCGTCACTCACAACCAGGAAGAAATCGACCAAGCTTCTCGTCTGATTACTATCAAAGGTGGAAAAATGGAGGAATCGAAATGA
- a CDS encoding cupin domain-containing protein, which produces MEIDYKDHGKKPYIINIEDATTGNDNYRTTIWTGSKLQVTVMSIQPGDDIGLEVHEGIDQFIRIEEGEGVCKMGPSKDNLHVQQKVMDDDAVFVPADMWHNIENTGDKPLRLYTIYAGPDHLEGTVHPTHEDAKNDPNEH; this is translated from the coding sequence ATGGAAATAGACTACAAGGATCATGGGAAGAAGCCGTATATCATTAATATTGAAGACGCCACCACAGGAAATGATAATTACCGGACGACCATTTGGACAGGCAGTAAACTGCAAGTCACCGTAATGTCCATTCAACCGGGCGATGACATCGGTTTGGAAGTGCACGAAGGCATTGACCAATTTATCCGTATTGAAGAAGGAGAAGGCGTGTGTAAAATGGGGCCTTCTAAAGATAACTTACATGTTCAACAAAAAGTGATGGATGATGACGCCGTATTTGTTCCGGCGGATATGTGGCACAACATCGAAAACACCGGTGATAAGCCGCTCAGACTGTATACCATTTATGCTGGTCCAGATCACCTTGAAGGAACGGTTCACCCTACTCATGAAGACGCCAAAAACGATCCAAACGAACACTGA
- a CDS encoding IS3 family transposase (programmed frameshift), with the protein MMAKKYNQETRELILQLNKRGQSVPSLAREYGISEATIFNWKKEYTPDEETGKSQADIHQMEKKMHRLEQENDILKKGYHHIHERIADDSPIYEMIDEESQEYPIRMLTQVLEISKTTYYASKDRCPSQRSQENEQLKEEILQIYEKSKRRYGAPKITYKLKQLGWSVGLKRVQRLMRELGVHSVIRKKYRPATNHEKVTARENLLKQDFSTTSINQKWGADITYIHTQKEGWTYLASVMDLYSRKIIGYSYGKQMTTSIAVEAFHQAVQNQQLKEGAGLVLQTDLGTQYTSDAFEQLLLQYHVSHSYSRKGTPYDNSGIESFHATLKKEEVYLKHYKTFDETRLALFQYINGWYNRERIHGKLNYLTPQQAEDQVKMSA; encoded by the exons ATGATGGCTAAAAAATATAATCAAGAAACAAGAGAATTGATCCTTCAACTAAATAAACGAGGACAAAGTGTCCCTTCTTTGGCACGTGAATATGGTATTTCTGAAGCAACGATATTTAACTGGAAAAAAGAATATACTCCGGATGAAGAAACAGGAAAAAGTCAGGCAGATATCCATCAAATGGAGAAAAAAATGCATCGTCTGGAGCAGGAAAATGATATTCTAAAAAAAG GCTATCACCATATTCACGAAAGAATAGCCGATGACTCTCCCATTTATGAGATGATCGATGAAGAGAGCCAAGAATATCCCATACGGATGTTAACCCAAGTCCTCGAGATATCAAAGACAACCTATTATGCTTCCAAGGACCGTTGTCCGAGTCAAAGAAGCCAAGAAAACGAACAATTAAAAGAAGAAATTCTACAGATTTACGAGAAAAGCAAGCGCCGTTATGGCGCCCCTAAAATCACCTACAAATTAAAACAGTTGGGTTGGAGCGTTGGTCTCAAGCGCGTCCAAAGGTTGATGCGAGAACTTGGAGTTCATTCCGTTATTCGAAAAAAGTACCGTCCAGCGACAAATCATGAAAAAGTAACTGCTCGTGAAAATCTCTTAAAACAAGATTTCTCTACAACTTCAATCAACCAAAAATGGGGCGCAGATATCACCTATATCCATACCCAAAAAGAGGGTTGGACTTACTTGGCTTCTGTCATGGATTTGTATTCTCGTAAAATTATCGGCTATTCTTATGGCAAACAAATGACGACTTCGATTGCCGTGGAGGCTTTTCACCAAGCCGTGCAAAACCAACAATTAAAAGAGGGGGCTGGATTGGTCCTTCAAACGGATTTAGGTACGCAATATACAAGTGATGCATTTGAACAACTTCTCCTCCAATATCATGTCAGTCATTCTTACAGTCGCAAAGGAACCCCTTATGATAATTCAGGGATCGAATCTTTTCATGCGACTTTGAAAAAGGAAGAAGTTTATTTGAAACATTACAAAACTTTTGATGAAACGCGTCTTGCTTTATTCCAATACATCAATGGTTGGTATAACCGCGAACGCATTCATGGGAAACTCAATTACTTAACGCCCCAACAAGCGGAAGATCAAGTCAAAATGTCGGCGTAG
- a CDS encoding IS5 family transposase, with protein sequence MYKITEMSQISFYDFNQAYGFALDSKNEWIQRAELIPWHTLERSYARMFPAKVGNVAKPLRMVLGALIIQAKKQLSDAKLVQELTENPYLQFFIGLPAFQSKKPFDSSSLVGFRKRLNVAFMQEANALILSALEEVNDGAPLPVETKENVGTEILDATCAPSNVRFPRDTSLLNEARTQLEGMIDWFHKQYGFEKKPRTYRRVAHKEYLAFAKTKRPGAKKIRATVRKQLGYVARDLRYLADYMQDGYALAPKFTNKYLIITQLVAQQQYMFDHHTHQVDHRIISLSQPFLRPIIRGKAKAKTEFGTKFDVSLDTNGFARIEKLSFDAYNESTVLEEAVENYKERTGFYPERILVDQIYRTKKNRAYCKEHGIRMSGPKLGRPAKEPQDKQISQQDNADRIEVERFFSLAKRCNGMGLIMTKLPETVMSSIALSVLVTNLFALPTGTFFVLYVV encoded by the coding sequence ATGTATAAAATAACCGAAATGAGCCAAATTTCCTTCTATGATTTTAATCAAGCCTATGGGTTTGCGTTAGATTCCAAGAATGAATGGATCCAACGTGCAGAGTTGATCCCTTGGCACACTTTAGAACGATCCTATGCCCGAATGTTCCCGGCTAAGGTCGGCAACGTCGCTAAACCGCTGCGGATGGTATTGGGTGCTTTGATCATTCAAGCCAAAAAGCAACTTTCCGATGCCAAACTTGTGCAAGAGTTGACTGAAAATCCCTACTTGCAGTTTTTCATCGGCTTACCTGCTTTTCAGTCCAAGAAACCTTTTGATTCTTCGAGTCTGGTAGGCTTTCGCAAGCGGTTGAATGTGGCATTTATGCAAGAGGCCAATGCGTTGATTTTGTCCGCTTTGGAAGAAGTCAACGATGGGGCGCCTCTTCCTGTGGAAACCAAAGAAAATGTCGGGACCGAGATCTTGGATGCGACCTGTGCTCCTTCCAATGTACGTTTTCCGCGAGATACCTCATTACTGAATGAAGCACGCACGCAATTAGAAGGCATGATCGACTGGTTTCACAAGCAATACGGCTTTGAAAAAAAGCCACGGACCTATCGTCGAGTGGCCCACAAAGAATATCTGGCTTTTGCCAAAACCAAACGTCCCGGAGCGAAAAAAATCCGAGCCACCGTACGAAAGCAACTGGGCTATGTGGCGCGCGATCTGCGCTATCTAGCGGATTACATGCAAGACGGCTATGCCTTGGCGCCTAAATTTACCAACAAATATCTGATCATTACCCAATTGGTTGCCCAACAACAATATATGTTCGATCATCATACGCATCAGGTCGATCATCGGATCATCAGTTTGAGCCAGCCTTTCTTGCGTCCCATTATCCGTGGGAAGGCCAAAGCCAAGACAGAATTTGGGACGAAATTTGATGTAAGCCTCGATACAAACGGCTTTGCCCGGATCGAAAAGCTTTCTTTTGACGCCTACAATGAAAGTACTGTGCTGGAAGAAGCGGTGGAAAATTACAAAGAACGAACGGGTTTCTATCCCGAACGGATCCTCGTCGATCAGATCTATCGGACCAAGAAAAATCGGGCTTATTGTAAAGAACATGGGATTCGAATGTCAGGACCCAAACTAGGACGACCGGCCAAGGAGCCCCAAGATAAGCAAATAAGCCAACAAGACAACGCCGACCGGATCGAGGTCGAACGTTTTTTCAGTCTGGCCAAACGGTGCAACGGCATGGGCCTCATCATGACGAAACTGCCAGAGACTGTCATGAGCAGTATCGCTTTATCGGTATTGGTGACGAATCTATTCGCTCTTCCTACTGGCACGTTTTTTGTCCTTTATGTAGTTTAA